CGCCACAGCGGCGGCCAGTATCAGCAACGCGTCCGGGGGCAGCAAGGTCTCCGCCAACATGTACCCGAACTGGGTGCTGAGCGGCACGCACGATTCCGGTTTCTCCCTGGGCCTGATGGCCCGCGATGCCGCCCTCGCCGTGAATGTCGCCACCCGGATCGGCGAAAAGCCCGCACTCCTGGCCGCCGTGGCCAGCCAGTGGCAGGACGCCCTGGCCGCGCTCGGCCCGAAGGCGGACTTCACCGAAATCGCCCGGACCGTCGCCCCGGCCATCACTCCCGCCGGTGCACCAGGCGGTGCACCAGGCGCGGCACCAAGCACCACATCAGGCAGCGCGGCCGGCACCACCGCCGTCGCCTGATACCCCACCCGCAGCCCCAAAGGAACACCACATTGAGCGTCACGACATCACCAACCTCCTCCTCGGCAGCAACCGCTAAAACCGTCCTGGAAGCGGCTTTCCCGGCGGGCCTCGGCACTTTCGTCGACGGCACGGTAGTTACCGGCAGCGGCGAGGCCATCACCCTCACCGCGGCTGCCACCGGCGAAGCCTTCGTCACCTACGCAGACCCGGGCGCCGAGGGCGCCAACGCCGTCCTGGAAAGCTCGACGGCGGGCGCCAAAGTTTGGGGTGCGATGAACGGCTTCGAACGGGCCGCCATCCTCCGTAACGTCAGCCGGGCTGTGGAACAGCACGGGGAGGAACTCGCCATCCTCGAATCCGCCACCACGGGCAAGCCCATCCGTGACACGCGCGTCGAGGCCGCCAAGGTGGCGGAAATGTTCGGCTACTACGCCGGCTGGGCCGACAAGCTGACCGGCCAGACCATCCCTGTTCCCGGCAACTGGCACACCTACACCGAACGCGTCCCGTGGGGCGTCGTCGTCGCCATCACGCCGTGGAACGCTCCCCTGTTTACGGCCGGCTGGAACTCCGCAGCCCCGCTCGCGGCCGGCAACGCCGTGATCATCAAGCCCAGCGAGTTCACGCCGGCGTCATCGGTCCGGCTCGCCCAACTGGCGCACGAAGCCGGCCTGCCGGCAGGCGTCTTCAACGTGGCCGCCGGGCTGGGCCAGACTGTGGGCGCAGCCCTCACCACAGACCGGCGCGTGGGCAAGGTCAGCTTCATCGGCTCCGTCCCCACCGGGCGCCGTGTTGCGGTTGCCGCCGCCCAGGCCGGGATTCCCGCCCTTCTGGAGCTCGGCGGCAAGAGTGCCAACATCGTCTTCGCGGACGCGGACCTGGACCGTGCCGCGGACGGCGCCATCTCGGCCATCTTCTCCGGCGCGGGCCAGTCCTGCGTGGCCGGATCGCGCCTGCTGGTGGAGCGCAGCGTGCACGCACAGTTCGTGGAGCTGGTGGCCGCCAAGGCCGCCCGCCTCCGGGTGGGCGACCCGCTCAGCGCGGACACGGAGGTGGGCCCCATCATCACGGCCCAGCAGTTCGCCACCGTCACCACGCTCATCGAGGCAGGAATGAACGACGGCGGCCGCCGGGTTACCGGGGCCGCGTTGCCGGAGTCCCTGGCCGGGTCCGCCCTGGCCGGCGGGCACTGGGTGATGCCCACCCTGCTCGACGGCGTCACACCCGCCAACCGGCTGGAGACTACCGAGGTCTTTGGTCCCGTGGTGGGCGCCGACGCGTTCGACTCGGAAGCCGAAGCCATCGCGCGGGCCAACAACACCAACTTTGGCCTGGCCGGTGCCGTCTGGACTTCCGATGTGTCCCGCGCCCACCATGTGGCCCGCGAGGTGAAAGCCGGCACGTTCTGGATCAACTCATACAAGACCATCCATGTGGCCGTTCCCTTCGGCGGCTTCGGTGATTCCGGCCACGGCCGTTCCTCCGGGCCGGGCGTGCTGGACGAATACACGCAGACGAAGGCCATTTGGGTGCCCACCCGCGCGGCCGCGTCTCCCTTCCCGTCCCTGTCCTATTAACGCTTCACCCAGAGAAGGCAGATGCCCATGGAACTGACCAACCCAAACCCCGCCCCGGCAGCCCTTCGCGGCGTACTGGCAGACGGCGTCGACCGCTGGAAACCCCGCGTCCAGGCATTGGCGCAGGAAATCCACGCGTTCAAGGAGATCTCCTTCGAGGAGGTCCGTTCCGCCGGGGCCATTGCCGCCCTGCTGGAGGAGGCCGGCTTCGAGGTGGAGCGCGGCACGTCGGGCCTTCCCACCGCCTTCTCAGCGAGCGCGGGAAGCGGCGAGCTGACGGTGGCGCTGTGCGTGGAGTACGACGCGCTTCCGGACATCGGCCACGCCTGCGGTCACAACCTGATCGCCGGTGCCTCCGTGGCAGCCACCCTCGCCCTGCGCCCGTTGGTGGACGAACTCGGCATCACGCTGAAGGCCATCGGCACCCCCGCCGAGGAGCATGGCGGCGGCAAGGCGCTGATGCTGGAGCGGGGTGCGTTCGACGGCGTCGGGCTGGCCCTGATGGTCCACCCGGTCCAGGACGGGCTCACCTACAACCCCGCCGGCACCAGCGCGCAGGCGGTGGGCCGGTACAAGGCAACGTTCAGCGGCAAGGCGGCGCATGCGGCGGCAGCCCCGCACCAGGGCGTGAACGCGGCCGACGCCGCGGTGCTGAGCCAGGTGGCCATCGGCCTGCTGCGCCAGCAGATCCCCAGCGACCACCGGATCGCCTGCTTCGTGGCCGAGGCCGGACACGTCACCAACATCATTCCGGAAAAGGCGGTGGTCCAGTTCGAATGCCGGGCCTTCACCCTGCCGGAATACGAGGCGCTGCACCAGCGGGTCCGGAACTGTTTCGAAGGCGCCGCGCTGGCCACCGGAACAACCCTGGTCATCGAGGAAGCGGAACCCCTGTACGAACCGCTGCTCCAGGATGACGCCCTCGCAGCGCACTGGACCGATGCGATGGAAGCCTTCGGCAAGGACACGTCGCGGTCATCGGGGCTCAGCGGCGGTTCCACCGACATGGGCAACATCTCCCAGGTCATCCCGTCCCTGCACCCCTGGCTGAGCATCCCGGGTGCGGACGTGCCCATCCACTCGCACGCGTTTGCCGCGCTTGCAGACTCCCCCGAGGCGTACGGCGTGATGTTCGAGGCAGCCGTGGCGCTGGCCTGGACCGTCGCCGGCGCAGCCTCAACCCCCTCCGAACGGGACCGCTTCATCAAAGCTGCGTACCGCCGTCGTACTTTCACGCAGGAAGGCACATCATGAGCACCACCAGAACAGCCCGGGTTGATAAGGCCGGGACCAAGCTGACCATCCCGATTGCCGCCCTGGCCCTGGTGATCGCCGTGGCGGTCCAGTTCATCGGGCAGCTGAAGATCGATGTGGGAATAGGCGCCATCATCATCTTCCCCATGGTGTGGGGCCTCATCGTTGGCCTGCTGGTCTCGGTCCAGAAGTTCAAGCCCCTGGGGATCGACCTGCAGCGGGTGGCGGCGGCCCTGGTGGGCGTGGCCGTGTTGCTGCTGGTGGCCCGGCTGGCCTTCAACATCGGTCCGAGCCTGCCCACCCTGCTCAAGGCAGGACCCGCGCTGCTGCTCCAGGAAGTGGGCCACCTGCTCGGCACCATCGCGCTGGCGCTCCCGCTGGCTGTGCTGCTGAGGATGGGCAAGGCAACGGTGGGCGCCACGTTCTCGCTGGACCGTGAGCCCTCCTTCGCCATGGTGTCCGAGAAGTACGGCGCGGATTCGGACCAGTACCGCGGCGTGCTGGCCATGTACGTGTTCGGCACGCTGTTCGGCGCCGTATACATCACACTCCTCACCTCGCTCGTGGCCAACTGGAAGATCTTTGATCCGCTGGCCCTAGCCATGGGTGCCGGTGTGGGGTCCGGCTCCATGATGGCGGCATCCGCGGCGAGCATCGTTGCCGGCTACCCGGCGGAGCAGGAAGCCATCCTGGGCATGGCCGCCGTGTCCAACCTGATCACCACGATCCTGGGCGTTTACGTGGGCATCTACATTGCGCTGCCGCTGGCCGACCGGTTCTATAAATTCCTCACCCGCAAGCAGACAGCCCGCGAAGAAGCAGCCGTGACGGCCGGTGCACCCGCCGGTGCTTCCGCCGGTGCCCCGGCCGCACGCACCGCCGCGGACATCGACCGCGAGGCCGCCCAGGCGGAGGAAAACCGGCGGTTCCGCGAGCGGGTTGCCGAGTCCGCGGCAGCCATCAAACTGCCGCTCTGGCTGTCCCTTTCGGTCCTCACGGTCCTGGGCATCGGCACGGCATCCGTGGCGGCGAAGGGCTTCAGCCTCACCATCGTGGCCGGCTACGCGACCATGCTGGCCCTGGTCCTGGTCAGCATCGCGCTGGCGAAGGCCACCCGGAAGATCTCGGCGATTGTTTTTGTCACCACCATTGGCGCCTACATCTCCAGCCCCTGGTTCTTCGGGGCGGAAGCGTTGAACGCGGCGGTCAAGACCGTGGACTTCCTGTCCATCGCCACCGTGATGCTGACCCTGGCGGGCCTGTCCCTGGGCAAGGACATCCCGCTGCTGAAAAACATCGGCTGGAAGATCATTCCCGTGGGGCTGGTGGCCATCACGGCGTCTTTCCTGCTCTCCACGGTGATCGCGGAATTCGCCCTGGGCCTCTGGCACTGACTCCCCCGCCCCTCGAGTTAGGCAGGCCAAAGCAAGCGGACGGCCGCGGGCACCTCCCGCCGTCGTCCGCTTGCTTTAAGTAGGGGTGGGTGCAGGTAGAAGTGCGGGCCACCTGGACCACCGGTATGACTTCGAAAAGCCATGCGCCCAACACGGCCAGCGCACTAATCCAGGTTGTTGCCTGCCGTTTCCGGCCCGTACCGTCTCCTGGCCGGGAGCGTCAAACGCTGGTTCTCCGCTTCAGCCAGCCCCAAACAGCGGTGGCCACAAACAGGATCAGGCCGATGAACGCCAGCCACAGCAGGCCTTTGATCACGAAGCCCAGGATGGACAGAACAAGCCAAATAATAAGCAGTGTGATGATTAGTCCCATAGGCGAAGCTTAGGCCACCGCCGGGCCCGGCACGCCACCCTAGGTGGAAACGTCCCGCTCAATTTCCTCGGCAAGGTCGTCCACGGCTTCGGGCCGCAGGCTGATGCCCGCCTCATCGAAGCGTTCCTCCAGCACATGGGTTACGTCATCCTGCACGTGGCCCAGGCGGATTTCATCCTTGACGTCTTCTGCAATGCTTTCCGCAGTTTCCACGCCGTCAACCTCCTCCGCGCTGTCGTCGTCAAAAGGGGCACCGGTATCAGCTGAGTCAGTCATACTTCATGGTTGCCGGTCGGCGGCGGGCGGTCAATGACGGGAACGGCTTAACGCAAAATCCTCCCGGTGGAACATCCGGCGCTCAGGCCAGCCGTCCAGGACCACCCAGATGATGGAGCCGTCGGGCGTGGTGCCGTCCACCACACCGCAGCCGATAGCCTGCCCGTCCTGTGAAAGACGCACGGGCTGGCCCAGCGGCAAGGCGTTCCAGGACACTCTCCGCCAGCTGTGCGTTTCGCTCGGTTTCATCGCGCTACCGCAGGATGACCGTGCGGTTGCCCAGCAGCAGGATGCGCCCCTCGCAGTGCCACCGGACAGCGTTCCGGAGGGCAACGCACTCGGCGTCCCGGCCCACCGCCACCAGGTCATCGGCCGTATACGTATGGTCCACCTCGATGACCTGCTGGGAGATGATGGGGCCCTCGTCGAGTTCGGCGTTGACGTAGTGCGCCGTGGCGCCCACCGTCTTCACGCCGCGTTCGTAGGCCTGGTGGTAGGGCTTGGCGCCCTTGAAGCTGGGCAGGAACGAGTGGTGGATGTTGATGGTCCGGCCCGCCAGCCTGGTTGAGAGCTCGTCGCTCAGCACCTGCATGTACCGGGCCAGGACCACGAGTTCCACATCGAACGCATCCACGAGTTCCAGCAGCCGCGCTTCGGCCTCAGTCTTCGTGGCCGCAGTGACCGGCACATGGAAAAACGGGATGCCGTGCCACTGGACCAGGCCTTCCTGGTCGCGATGGTTGGAGACCACCGCGACGATCTCCACCGGGATATCGCCGGTGCGTGCCCGGAACAGCAGGTCGTTGAGGCAGTGCCCCATTTGGGACACCATCACCAGCACCCGGCGCTTCCGGCCGTGCGGCTCCAGCTGCCAGTTCATCTGCCATTTCTCCCCCACAGGCCTGAAGTCGCGGCGCAGGTCTTCGGTGCTCTGCAGCTCCTGCGCTGATGCGAAGTGCACCCGCATGAAGAAGTGCCGCTGCGCCTTGTCGCCGTACTGCTTGATGTCGATGATGTCGCAGCCGTGCTTCAGCAGGAACGCCGAGACTGCGTGGACAATGCCCGGGGACTCCGCACAGTCAACGGTCAGGACATGTTCGACGGCGGCAGCGGGCTCCGCCGTCGAGTCACCTGGCCGAGGGGCCGGGACGGGCGTCTCCAGTACCGTGCTCATTTCTTCCCCCCGTCTTTCAATGCACCGTCCAGGTCACGCCCGATGGTGGACGCCTCGGTGTCCAGGTCCTGCGCCAGCTCCGACTTGAACGTCTCGTAGCGGGCCACGTGGGCAGGCCGGCGGCGCAGCACCAACCACGCGGCGCCGAGCAGGATGAACCACACAGGGGTGACCAGAAGAGCAACCAGCGTGTCAGGCTGCGTGGTCAGGGCCCACAGGACGAAGGCGAAGAACGCGAACACAGCCCACACCATCGGGATCCCGCCGGGCATCCGGTACTTGGACGCCTCGTGCAGGTGCGGGCGCCGACGCCGGAAGGCAAGGTAGCTGGCCAGGATGATGGACCACACGAACACGAAGCAGACGGCGGACACTGTGGTCACCATGTCGAAGGCCTTGCCGATGTCCTGGCCCGCGTACATCAGCACCACGCCGGAGAGCAGCAGGACGCAGGAGAGGAACAGCGCGTTCTGCGGCACCTTCCGGGTGGACAGGTTGCTGAAGACCGACGGCGCGTCCCCCTCCTGCGCCAGCCCGTACACCATGCGGGACGTGGAGTAGATGCCGGAGTTGGCCGAGGACATGGCCGAGCTGAGGACCACCAGGTTCACCACAGTGGCGGCGGCGCCGAGGCCGGCCAGGGAGAACATGGCGATGAACGGGCTGTGGCCGGCCTGGAACTGGGTCCACGGGGTGACGGACATCAGGATGATCAGGGCGCCCACGTAGAACAGGAGCACGCGGATGGGGATGGAGTTGATGGCCTTGGGCAGGTTCTTTTCCGGATCCTTCGCCTCGGCAGCCGTGGTGCCCACCAGCTCAATGCCCACAAACGCGAACACCGCAATCTGGAAGCCGGCCACAAAACCCATGAATTCGTTGGGGAAGAACCCGCCGTGGCTCCACAAGTTCGTGAAGGTGGCAGGGCCGGCGTCGGACTGGAAGCCCGTGAAGATCATGAACATGCCCACGATGATCAGCGCAGCGATGGCAACAATCTTGATCAGCGCGAACCAGAACTCGGTCTCGCCAAACGCCTTGACGGTCACGAGGTTCAGGAACAGCAGGATGGCCACGGTGGCCAGGCCCGGGATCCACAGCGGCAGTCCCGGCCAGAGTTCTTTGGAGTAGCCGGCGATCGCGATGACGTCGGCGATTCCGGTAATCACCCAGCAGAACCAGTAGGTCCAGCCGGTGAAAAAGCCCGCCCAGGGGCCCAGGAGGTCGGCCGCGAAGTCACTGAAGGATTTGTAGTTCAGGTTGCTCAGCAGCAGTTCGCCCATGGCCCGCATCACGAAGAACAGCATGAAGCCGATGATCATGTAGACGAAAATGACGGACGGTCCAGCCGCGGAGATCGTTTTGCCCGAGCCCATGAACAGGCCCGTGCCGATGGCGCCGCCAATGGCGATCAGCTGGATGTGCCTGTTGGTGAGCTGCCGCTCAAGGTGCGGCTCCTGGTGGGAAATTACAGGTTTAGTTGTCACGTGCTGCTCCTCGAATCAATGCTGCCTGGAGTGCTGAAGCGGTTGCCTGGTCCGGCGCCGCGGGGACGGACTCAAGGCTGTTAAAGCTGTAAAGATGGATGCCGGCGATGTTGCCCGGCTGGCTTTCCAGCCCGGCGATCAGGCTGTCCGGCGAGTAGCGGTCCCCGCTCAGGAGCTTGCGGGCCAGCGGCCCCTTGCGGCTGAGGAATTTCAGGGAACTTCCGACGCCGATCTGCGTGGACAGTGCCACAAGCTTGGTCCGCGGGACCGAGCCCGCCACGCCCGCCCAGACGGGCAGGTGCACGCCTTCACGGCGCAGCAGCGCGGCGAAGTCATGGATTTTGCCGGCGGCGAAGCACATCTGCGTGACCACATGGGAGGCCACGTGCTGCTTGGCCAGGAGGCCGTCGAGCAGGTCCACGGGGCTGACGAGCGGGTGGCCCTCCGGATACCCGGCGACGCCTGCCCGCATCATTCCGCCGCTGTACTGCGCGATGTCCTCAAGGACCGGAAGGGCCGAGTCATAGACGCCGGCGGGCTGTTTCCGGTCTCCCCCAACAACGAAGACTTCGCGGATACCGGCGGCATCGCAGCCCCGGACAATCCCGGTCAGCTCAGCGCGGCTGCGGATGCTCCTGGCGGCGAGGTGCGGGACCACCGTGTAGCCGAGGTCGCTCAGCTCCACCGCGGTGCGCATGGTCCGTTCGATGCCGTGGTGCGGCAGGCAGGTCACGCTGAGCGTGGTGGTCGTGGGCACCAGGGCCTGGACCTGCTCAACGATTCCCTCCGCAGGGATGATTTCGATTCTGATGGGGAACATCATTGGTCCTGTCTATTCATCAGGTATTGGGTCATCAGCTCTGGCTCTGCGCCGGGCCGATTAAGCCGTGGCGGCGAGCAGTGAGCTGGCTTCCTGGCGGGTGGTGCCGGAGGACTCGATGTGGGCGAGTTCGGCGGGGATGTCCCAGCCCTTCTTCCGCATGGCGGTGGCCCAGAGCCGGCCGGCGCGGTAGGAGGAACGGACCAGCGGGCCGGACATGACCCCGAGGAAGCCGATCTCTGTGGCCTCGTCCTGGAGGTCCACGAACTCCTGCGGCTTGACCCACCGGTCCACCGGCAGGTGCCGCTCCGACGGGCGCAGGTACTGGGTGATGGTGATCAGGTCGCAGCCGGCCTCGTGCAGGTCCCGCAGCGCCTCGGAAATCTCTTCCCGGGTCTCGCCCATGCCCAGGATCAGGTTGGACTTGGTCACCATGCCCAGGTTCCGGCCCTGCGTGATCACATCCAGGGACCGCTCATAGCGGAACGCGGGCCGGATCCGCTTGAAAATCCTCGGCACGGTCTCCACATTGTGCGCGAACACCTCAGGCCTCGAGTCGCAGATCGCGGCGATGTGTTCGGGCTTGCCGGAGAAGTCCGGGATCAGCAGCTCCACCCCGGTGCCGGGGTTCAGCTCGTGGATCTTGCGGACCGTCTCGGCGTACAGCCACACGCCCTCATCCTCGAGGTCGTCCCGGGCCACCCCGGTCACGGTGGCATAGCGCAGCTGCATCGCCTGCACCGACCTGGCCACCTTGGTGGGTTCGAACCGGTCCACCGGGGAGGGTTTGCCGGTATCGATCTGGCAGAAATCACACCGCCGGGTGCACTCGGACCCGCCGATCAGGAACGTGGCTTCCTTGTCCTCCCAGCACTCAAAAATGTTGGGGCAGCCGGCCTCCTCACACACCGTGTGCAGGCCTTCCTTCTTCACCAGGTTCTTCAACCCGACGAATTCGGGGCCCATCTGGACCTTGGCCTTGATCCACTCCGGCTTACGTTCCACCGGGACAGCCGAGTTGCGCTGTTCAACGCGCAAAAGCTTCCGGCCTTCAGGTGCCAGTGTCATCAGTACTCTTTCCTTAGCATTCCACGACGTTGACGGCGAGGCCGCCCATGGCCGTTTCCTTGTATTTGGAGCTCATGTCCTTGCCGGTCTCGCGCATGGTCACAATCACTTCATCCAGGGAAACGCGGTGCGAACCGTCGCCCCAGAGGGCCATCTTCGAGGCGTTGATCGCCTTCGCCGCGGCAATCGCGTTCCGTTCGATGCAGGGCACCTGCACCAGCCCGCCGATCGGATCGCAGGTCAGGCCCAGGTTGTGTTCCATGGCGATTTCGGCGGCGTTTTCCACCTGGGCAGGAGTTCCGCCCATCACCTCGGCGAGTCCCGCGGCGGCCATGGACGACGCCGAGCCCACCTCGCCCTGGCAGCCCACCTCAGCACCGGAAATGGAGGCCTGCTCCTTGTACAGCACCCCGACGGCGCCGGCCGCCAGCAGGAACTTGACCACCACGTCGTCGCGGTCCTCCTGGGTGGCGTTCTCCATCCCCGGCGCAAAGTGGAGCGCGTAGTACAGCACCGCCGGAATGATCCCGGCCGCACCATTCGTGGGTGCAGTGACCACCCGGCCGCCGGAAGCGTTCTCCTCATTCACGGCCAGGGCGATCAAGTTAACCCACTCCTGCCAATACTTCGGGTCGTGGAACTCCTGGTCCTGGCCTTCACTGTCCGGCCGAGAGCTTTCCTTTTTCAGCCGGTCGTACCAATCCGGGGCCCGACGGCGGACCTTCAGCCCGCCGGGCAGCACGCCTTCGCGCTTCAGGCTGGTCTCCACGCAGCCCTCCATCACGGAGTAGATGTGCAGCAAGCCTTCGCGGATCTCCTCAGGAGTGCGGCTGTCCTCCTCGTTGACCCGCATCACGTCGCTGATGCCCAGCCCGGTTTCCCGGCAGTGCTCAAGCAGTTCGGCGGCAGTCCGGAACGGCATCGGCAGTTCCTTCTTTGACTCCTCGAGCTCCTGCTGCGCCGCGTCCTCCTCGCCCTCGCGGACAATGAACCCGCCGCCCACCGAGAAGAAGGTCGCCGTGTGCAGGACGTTGCCGTCCACGTCGGACACCGTGAACGTCATGCCGTTGGTATGCCGCGGCAGGATGGTCAGCGGCCGCAGCACCATGTCCTTCACCCCATAAGGCAGCGGCACGGCGCCGGCGAGCTGCAGCATGCCAGTCTCGGCGATCACGGCCAGCCGTTCCTCCACCTCCTCCGGCAGGATCAGCTCCGGATGGAAACCCTCCAGCCCAAGCAGGATGGCCGTCATGGTGCCGTGCCCGTGGCCCGTCGCCGCGAGCGAACCATAGAGGTCCACCCGCAGCGACGCCACATCCGCGAGCTTGCCGTGGGCCTTGAGCTCCTCCGCAAAAACGGCAGCAGCCCGCATCGGCCCGACGGTGTGCGAGCTCGAAGGCCCGATCCCCACACTAAATAGATCAAAGACTCCAACAGCCATGGTGATTCCTAACTAGAAGGGGGTCGGTGGTTGAGGGGATTCGACAGGCTCAACCACCGGTGGTTGAGCCTGTCGAACCCTGCCGAGTCAGCTGAGGTTCGCTACGCCCGGGTAGAGCGGGTGGGCTTTAGCGAGTGCTTCGACGCGGTGACGCAGGCCCGAAAGGTCCGCGCCGGCGTCGGCCGTCAAAGCCTCGGCGATGATGTCCGCAACCTCGCGGAAGGCAGCCTCACCGAAGCCGCGCGTGGCCAGGGCCGGGGTGCCGATCCGCAG
This genomic interval from Arthrobacter sp. SLBN-100 contains the following:
- a CDS encoding methylenetetrahydrofolate reductase, which translates into the protein MFPIRIEIIPAEGIVEQVQALVPTTTTLSVTCLPHHGIERTMRTAVELSDLGYTVVPHLAARSIRSRAELTGIVRGCDAAGIREVFVVGGDRKQPAGVYDSALPVLEDIAQYSGGMMRAGVAGYPEGHPLVSPVDLLDGLLAKQHVASHVVTQMCFAAGKIHDFAALLRREGVHLPVWAGVAGSVPRTKLVALSTQIGVGSSLKFLSRKGPLARKLLSGDRYSPDSLIAGLESQPGNIAGIHLYSFNSLESVPAAPDQATASALQAALIRGAARDN
- the purU gene encoding formyltetrahydrofolate deformylase → MSTVLETPVPAPRPGDSTAEPAAAVEHVLTVDCAESPGIVHAVSAFLLKHGCDIIDIKQYGDKAQRHFFMRVHFASAQELQSTEDLRRDFRPVGEKWQMNWQLEPHGRKRRVLVMVSQMGHCLNDLLFRARTGDIPVEIVAVVSNHRDQEGLVQWHGIPFFHVPVTAATKTEAEARLLELVDAFDVELVVLARYMQVLSDELSTRLAGRTINIHHSFLPSFKGAKPYHQAYERGVKTVGATAHYVNAELDEGPIISQQVIEVDHTYTADDLVAVGRDAECVALRNAVRWHCEGRILLLGNRTVILR
- the lipA gene encoding lipoyl synthase: MTLAPEGRKLLRVEQRNSAVPVERKPEWIKAKVQMGPEFVGLKNLVKKEGLHTVCEEAGCPNIFECWEDKEATFLIGGSECTRRCDFCQIDTGKPSPVDRFEPTKVARSVQAMQLRYATVTGVARDDLEDEGVWLYAETVRKIHELNPGTGVELLIPDFSGKPEHIAAICDSRPEVFAHNVETVPRIFKRIRPAFRYERSLDVITQGRNLGMVTKSNLILGMGETREEISEALRDLHEAGCDLITITQYLRPSERHLPVDRWVKPQEFVDLQDEATEIGFLGVMSGPLVRSSYRAGRLWATAMRKKGWDIPAELAHIESSGTTRQEASSLLAATA
- the cycA gene encoding D-serine/D-alanine/glycine transporter; this translates as MTTKPVISHQEPHLERQLTNRHIQLIAIGGAIGTGLFMGSGKTISAAGPSVIFVYMIIGFMLFFVMRAMGELLLSNLNYKSFSDFAADLLGPWAGFFTGWTYWFCWVITGIADVIAIAGYSKELWPGLPLWIPGLATVAILLFLNLVTVKAFGETEFWFALIKIVAIAALIIVGMFMIFTGFQSDAGPATFTNLWSHGGFFPNEFMGFVAGFQIAVFAFVGIELVGTTAAEAKDPEKNLPKAINSIPIRVLLFYVGALIILMSVTPWTQFQAGHSPFIAMFSLAGLGAAATVVNLVVLSSAMSSANSGIYSTSRMVYGLAQEGDAPSVFSNLSTRKVPQNALFLSCVLLLSGVVLMYAGQDIGKAFDMVTTVSAVCFVFVWSIILASYLAFRRRRPHLHEASKYRMPGGIPMVWAVFAFFAFVLWALTTQPDTLVALLVTPVWFILLGAAWLVLRRRPAHVARYETFKSELAQDLDTEASTIGRDLDGALKDGGKK
- a CDS encoding DUF3100 domain-containing protein; this encodes MSTTRTARVDKAGTKLTIPIAALALVIAVAVQFIGQLKIDVGIGAIIIFPMVWGLIVGLLVSVQKFKPLGIDLQRVAAALVGVAVLLLVARLAFNIGPSLPTLLKAGPALLLQEVGHLLGTIALALPLAVLLRMGKATVGATFSLDREPSFAMVSEKYGADSDQYRGVLAMYVFGTLFGAVYITLLTSLVANWKIFDPLALAMGAGVGSGSMMAASAASIVAGYPAEQEAILGMAAVSNLITTILGVYVGIYIALPLADRFYKFLTRKQTAREEAAVTAGAPAGASAGAPAARTAADIDREAAQAEENRRFRERVAESAAAIKLPLWLSLSVLTVLGIGTASVAAKGFSLTIVAGYATMLALVLVSIALAKATRKISAIVFVTTIGAYISSPWFFGAEALNAAVKTVDFLSIATVMLTLAGLSLGKDIPLLKNIGWKIIPVGLVAITASFLLSTVIAEFALGLWH
- a CDS encoding amidohydrolase, giving the protein MELTNPNPAPAALRGVLADGVDRWKPRVQALAQEIHAFKEISFEEVRSAGAIAALLEEAGFEVERGTSGLPTAFSASAGSGELTVALCVEYDALPDIGHACGHNLIAGASVAATLALRPLVDELGITLKAIGTPAEEHGGGKALMLERGAFDGVGLALMVHPVQDGLTYNPAGTSAQAVGRYKATFSGKAAHAAAAPHQGVNAADAAVLSQVAIGLLRQQIPSDHRIACFVAEAGHVTNIIPEKAVVQFECRAFTLPEYEALHQRVRNCFEGAALATGTTLVIEEAEPLYEPLLQDDALAAHWTDAMEAFGKDTSRSSGLSGGSTDMGNISQVIPSLHPWLSIPGADVPIHSHAFAALADSPEAYGVMFEAAVALAWTVAGAASTPSERDRFIKAAYRRRTFTQEGTS
- a CDS encoding L-serine ammonia-lyase, which produces MAVGVFDLFSVGIGPSSSHTVGPMRAAAVFAEELKAHGKLADVASLRVDLYGSLAATGHGHGTMTAILLGLEGFHPELILPEEVEERLAVIAETGMLQLAGAVPLPYGVKDMVLRPLTILPRHTNGMTFTVSDVDGNVLHTATFFSVGGGFIVREGEEDAAQQELEESKKELPMPFRTAAELLEHCRETGLGISDVMRVNEEDSRTPEEIREGLLHIYSVMEGCVETSLKREGVLPGGLKVRRRAPDWYDRLKKESSRPDSEGQDQEFHDPKYWQEWVNLIALAVNEENASGGRVVTAPTNGAAGIIPAVLYYALHFAPGMENATQEDRDDVVVKFLLAAGAVGVLYKEQASISGAEVGCQGEVGSASSMAAAGLAEVMGGTPAQVENAAEIAMEHNLGLTCDPIGGLVQVPCIERNAIAAAKAINASKMALWGDGSHRVSLDEVIVTMRETGKDMSSKYKETAMGGLAVNVVEC
- a CDS encoding aldehyde dehydrogenase family protein; the encoded protein is MSVTTSPTSSSAATAKTVLEAAFPAGLGTFVDGTVVTGSGEAITLTAAATGEAFVTYADPGAEGANAVLESSTAGAKVWGAMNGFERAAILRNVSRAVEQHGEELAILESATTGKPIRDTRVEAAKVAEMFGYYAGWADKLTGQTIPVPGNWHTYTERVPWGVVVAITPWNAPLFTAGWNSAAPLAAGNAVIIKPSEFTPASSVRLAQLAHEAGLPAGVFNVAAGLGQTVGAALTTDRRVGKVSFIGSVPTGRRVAVAAAQAGIPALLELGGKSANIVFADADLDRAADGAISAIFSGAGQSCVAGSRLLVERSVHAQFVELVAAKAARLRVGDPLSADTEVGPIITAQQFATVTTLIEAGMNDGGRRVTGAALPESLAGSALAGGHWVMPTLLDGVTPANRLETTEVFGPVVGADAFDSEAEAIARANNTNFGLAGAVWTSDVSRAHHVAREVKAGTFWINSYKTIHVAVPFGGFGDSGHGRSSGPGVLDEYTQTKAIWVPTRAAASPFPSLSY